One part of the Oncorhynchus tshawytscha isolate Ot180627B unplaced genomic scaffold, Otsh_v2.0 Un_contig_19422_pilon_pilon, whole genome shotgun sequence genome encodes these proteins:
- the LOC112241599 gene encoding uncharacterized protein LOC112241599, translating to MDPLCTSHQEEEKTVIMKEEKETEDEKKHEEDENDDDEESDEEEDEDEKDNSETTVIDGEEESDDKAKETEPRQQKEQAWAPTTYSKFGKEVFCYVGEEISIFEALDSYGAVTWPAALALCHYLETNVEQLNLVDKAVLELGAGPGLVSIVATLLGAWVTATDLPEIIGNLRANLLRNTRGRCRNTPQAAALSWGPDVERIYPRSVYRYDYVLAADVVYHHDYLEELLFTMRYFCRPGTTLIWANKVRLKTDLSFTENFKNTFNTTLLAEIGEVNILMGTCRETEEKPELDPGKQQEEEEEPELDPGKQQEEEEEPELDPEKQQEEEKEPELDSGKLQEEEEPQLDPGKQQEEEEEEHVCLQVEENGLEEKEEEFEADQTTENEEEETQKEGLKEGNKDRENQVDSQDCRDDEEQQNSAGSRSTSESELEGLEEADTQDSNVQREERPVWVEQFVVEADKRSEEQDNSLEEEEEADAVDGSSQAWEKQMLEHSDEGYGDDDDAENTNSRCSTATDEDIIEELDTKDTGDAQLDNTHVPWIRLDREVYFYAGHKINIVEAMDSHGGVIWPAALALCNYLETNTDVIDLKGKQVLELGSGTGLVSIVASLLGAQVTATDLPDVLSNLRYNLLRNTRGRSKYTPEVTALSWGSEVERTYPRSVYRYDYVLAADVVYHHDLEELLVTMKYFCRPGNTLIWANKVRLKTNLVFTEDFKNTFNTTLLAEMGEVKIFKATCKR from the exons ATGACAAAGCCAAGGAGACTGAACCCCGGCAGCAGAAGGAGCAGGCCTGGGCCCCCACTACCTACTCCAAGTTTGGTAAAGAGGTGTTTTGCTACGTAGGAGAGGAGATCAGCATCTTTGAGGCCTTGGACTCTTACGGTGCTGTCACCTGGCCAGCG GCGTTGGCTCTGTGTCACTACCTAGAGACCAACGTTGAGCAGTTGAACCTGGTGGACAAGGCAGTGCTGGAGCTCGGAGCAGGTCCTGGCCTAGTGTCTATTGTAGCCACACTCCTAG GTGCCTGGGTCACAGCTACAGACCTACCAGAGATCATAGGTAACCTGAGAGCCAACCTGCTCCGTAACACAAGAGGGCGCTGTAGGAACACTCCCCAAGCTGCAGCTCTGTCCTGGGGTCCTGACGTGGAACGCATCTACCCCAGATCTGTCTATCGCTATGACTACGTGCTGGCGGCTGACGTGGTGTATCACCATGACTACCTGGAAGAGCTGCTGTTCACCATGAGATACTTCTGCCGTccag GAACCACTCTGATCTGGGCCAACAAGGTCCGCCTCAAGACAGACCTGAGCTTCACAGAGAACTTCAAGAACACGTTCAACACCACCCTGCTGGCTGAGATTGGAGAGGTAAACATATTAATGGGCACGTGtcgagaaacagaggagaaaccagAGCTAGACCCAGGAAAacaacaggaagaggaggaggaaccagAGCTGGACCCAGGAAAacaacaggaagaggaggaggagccagagctggacCCAGAAAAAcaacaggaagaggagaaggaaccAGAGCTGGACTCAGGAAAActacaggaagaggaggaaccACAGCTGGACCCAGGAAAacaacaggaagaggaggaggaagaacatgtctgtttacaggtggaggaaAATGGTttagaggaaaaggaggaagagTTTGAAGCAGATCAAACAACTGAGAATGAGGAAGAAGAGACGCAGAAGGAGGGACTGAAAGAGGGGAACAAGGACAGAGAAAACCAGGTAGACTCTCAGGATTGCAGAGACGACGAAGAGCAGCAGAATTCTGCTGGCTCACGTTCTACCTCCGAATCAGAGCTTGAGGGTCTTG AGGAGGCAGACACTCAGGACTCAAATGTCCAACGGGAGGAGAGACCAGTCTGGGTCGAACAGTTTGTTGTGGAGGCAGATAAAAGGTCAGAGGAACAAGACAacagtttggaggaggaggaggaagctgATGCAGTTGATGGCAGTAGCCAAGCTTGGGAGAAACAGATGTTGGAACATAGTGATGAAGGAtatggggatgatgatgatgcagaAAACACTAACTCCCGCTGTAGCACCGCGACTGACGAAGACATTATCG AGGAGCTGGACACCAAGGATACAGGAGATGCCCAGCTGGATAATACCCACGTCCCCTGGATACGACTGGACAGAGAGGTCTACTTCTATGCTGGGCACAAAATCAACATCGTCGAGGCAATGGACTCCCATGGCGGAGTGATATGGCCAGCA GCATTGGCTCTATGTAACTACCTGGAGACCAATACTGATGTGATAGATCTGAAAGGAAAGCAGGTTTTGGAACTGGGATCAGGGACAGGATTAGTGTCTATCGTCGCCAGTCTACTGG GTGCCCAGGTGACGGCCACCGACCTCCCAGACGTCCTTAGCAATCTGAGATACAACTTGCTCCGAAACACCAGAGGGCGCTCTAAATATACACCTGAGGTGACAGCTCTGTCCTGGGGTTCTGAGGTGGAACGCACTTACCCACGATCCGTGTATCGCTATGACTACGTGCTGGCGGCTGACGTGGTGTATCACCACGACTTAGAGGAGCTGTTGGTTACCATGAAATACTTCTGTCGTCCAGGAAACACTCTGATCTGGGCCAACAAGGTCCGCCTCAAGACAAACCTGGTATTCACTGAAGACTTCAAGAACACATTCAACACCACCCTgctggctgagatgggagaggttAAGATCTTCAAGGCCACGTGTAAAAGGTAG